In Salvelinus fontinalis isolate EN_2023a chromosome 8, ASM2944872v1, whole genome shotgun sequence, the genomic stretch aaatgtgacgaactgacttgttggaaaggtggcatcctttgaCGTGCCACGTTGAAGATCACTGAGGTCAACTACTAACTGTTTGTCTAtgtagattgcatggcggtgtgctcgattttacacacctgtcagcaacgtgtgTGTCTTAAATAGCCAAATacgctaatttgaaggggtgtccacatacttttgccaATGTAGTGCATGTTCAAGGGAAGACCATGCTGCATGTAATTTATTTACTCAGCATCACACTACTTACACCCGTTGTTAAGAGTCACTAAAAACAGACAGGAAACAAGGTTAGCTTGAGGTTAGTTCCCTCGTCAGTTACCAGTAATGGTTTGTATGCAACAATTGGCTGTCAGTAATGTCATCCTTGGACATCCAGTACATGTTGTTTTGTAGATACTGGGGTTCCGCTCTATTCTTGAAGTGCTACATGAATGCTACATTAGCCTTAGTTTAGGGCACAAATGTGTGTGTGgctggtagcctagcggttaagaccaaaaggttgctggttcgaatccctgagccgactaggtgacaAATCTGTCGATCTGGATAagagtcactctggataagagtgtcttctgtgtgtgtctgtgtgtgatgccCACATGGGAGGGCTGCTGCCTGAAATGGTCGCGTTCTATGGGATATCAGTTGGACTGAGGTCTCATTCTGAGATCGAGGTGGACTTCAGTAAACAAAACATGGAACAGACTGATACAACCAGGACATGAAAAAACCCAAGCCTGACACCAGAGACGACTGAAGGAGAAGGAAACAGAGCAGTACTCACTGTAACCCATTCCCTGGACAAAGTATTTGAAGGCCTCCGCGAGTTTACCCGGCTGTAAGACACAAACAGAAAACATCCGTTAAAAGGAGCCATTTGAAATAAAACTGAAGTAACAGTTGAgattgctaaatggcatatagaAATCAGAAGCTttcatccaaagcgacttacagtaataCATTTTACGTACGTGTGGTGCCGGGAATCAAACTCACggtcctggcattgcaagcgccattctctaaccaactgagttacagagcCAAACACAAAACTAGTTCATGACTCACCTGGATGACCTGAGGAAGCCCGCCACAGTCTTGCATCTATAGGGAAGTAACCAGAGCGTAACCAGAGCATGACCAGAGTGGAGAATCTCACAGAGAGGACCATGCCGTTAGTCAAAACACCTTAACATTCACTGGTCTATGAACACATGGAAGAATGCTGAACCTCCTCTACCGTACCAGTCAGATCATGTGCATTACTAAAGAGCAGAACAGCAGGGACCCCATAGCATTACCACTCCTATTTCTAACAACAAAAGAGTAACTGAACACACCTTAAGAAGGGTTGTTTTGGTTGGATTTAACCTGGAATTGCATTCAACCTGTAAACAAGAAAAGAAGATAGATGAGACACAACAACAGTTTAGACAGGGTTCAGTCTGGCCTCTCCTATTCAGAAACGTCTAGTGACCTCAACCCCCGTCTCTATAGACTGAACACACTGTCCCTGAGGGGGGTTGATACTTTGTATTGGAATCAGACCCTCTGGCTTATTCGCTACTGTGTTGCCATGGAGATAAAGTGTGCACCCACCACTGCATCGACAGCCGGGGACGTGTCACCAACCACCAGCAGAGAAGTGCatctggatggagagacaggagggaaaaccggttaagggctgttcttaacgcacaacgcggagtgcctggacacagcccttagccgtggtatattggtcagtTCCCACAAACcgcccgaggtgccttattgctatataAACTAGTTACTAATGTAATtatagcagtaaaaatacatgtttttttatacctgtggtatatggtctgatataccacagctgtcagccaatcagcattcagggctccaaCCAGTCAATTTATAAAAAACAACTCACATACAAAACATACAGTCTATAGGCAATAAGACGGAGCTGCAGTAATACCGTCTGCAGCATGTTTACATACGTCAGTGTGTTCACCGTGTTGTCAGTCAGACCGGTGACAGGCCTCTCAATCTCCAAGTCCCGACGGCTGTCATAACAAATAGATGAACCAATCAACCCATCTATCATTTCTACCCAAAATGTACAGCCAGTTACTCTTGGGGTTctatgtacagtactgtacctgttgtaGGCATTGCAGAAGAGGGCCAGGTTTTCCTGGTTGATATCCTGGGCGATGTGCAGCCGATACGTCTGGGTGATCTCCTGGTTGTCAGACAGCTCATCCTGAGGGGGCAAAGATTGTTAAATCACTTTCAACCACCCACAGTATTCAGCCAGTATGCTCTGCCCCTGGACAGAGTTATCAAGACCTTtcaaactgacttgccaaaaacGGATCCTTAACTAAACCATTAACTTATTCTGAAATTAAATATCAGTTTGCACGTCAGAAAAGTCTGCATAGCCTTTTCCCTCTGTCCCATCCCAGTCTCCCACCCCtccagacagcactctgactcaCATCACTGAAGTGGTGGGCCATCACTATGTCCACCAGGTTGCTGGTCCAGCCGGACATCTAAAACAAAGAACAAATAATTATGTTCCAACGTGCCAATCTAGTATGACTCTAAAATGTACAGAGTTAgcatagaaatgtgtgtgtgtgtgtgggcgcgcGTTCTTACCTTGGAGGCAGCCCAGTCCATCCAGCCCTTTGCACAGGGGTCCACATTGATGAGGACCAGACCTTCGACCAGGGCCGGCTCattgagctggagagagagaatagggggTTACGTACTGTGTGGAACATAGAGGACCAAAGGAGTCACAGACAGGGCCCAGCAGCAGAGGAAGCAGGGCAGCACACAAATGTAGGCtttctcaagggcacagacagatttccCCCCTAGTCGGtttcggggattcaaaccagcgacctctcGGTTACTGGTGGACAGTCCTGCtgccagcatgccaattgcacgcttcctCGACATCTTGTGTGACAACCAcatattttagagtggtcttttactGTCCCCAGCGCAAGGTGCATCTATGCAAtaaccatgctgtttaattagcttcttgatatgccacacctgtcaagtggatggattatattggcaaaggagaaatgcacaAAATTGCACAAGTTCTGCACAAAATTGGAGACAACTAAGCTTTTTGGAATGGTCTGGTATGGaaaattctgggatcttttacttcagctcaCGAAACAACACTTTATATATGTTGCGTTTAAATTTTTAttcagtataaaaaataaaaaaaatggtgaGCCCAACGCGGCGCTTGTCTAGAGAGAAATCGAATCATTCATGTCCAGAACTACGTGGGACGCTGCGCTGTGGTAATTAACTGCAATGACCATATTCCATTGCTTCTGTTTTTTCTGGCTCGGACCGAGATGGATACAGTTTTACATCGGCTacattaggttagatacacacagaccgcaggagagaggaatgtacacaacaacaagagggggaaagagagagtttgTGAAAGTATACCTTATCTATGTTGAAGAAGTAGTAAACATATTTTGTTAGTGGAGATAGAGTGCTCTGTTCATCCTTGTTCAGCCCAGTTATTATTgaagacagaggacagactgAGTAGTGCAGATGCTAGCAGATACCATAGATTTCCAGTCATTACGCTAGCTAGCACTGTCTCGCGAAACTAGCtcgaacttccttcatactggacacagagacataaaaatggcatCCACACGTTCATTTGACTCTGGCGAAACAGATAAAGGTCATCATTGCCAAAATCTCGAATGATCCCTTAAAGACCTTTGTCTTAACAAATGATCCTGTTAGATGTTTGGAAACAAGCAGGGTGAGCAGGAGTTCATGTGGTTTATGGAGAACTAGGAGGAATGGGGACTTACAGCCAGTCTGGACAGGATGTAGGCTCCAGCTCCAACTCCAATCCCAATCACACTGTTCACCCTGGGGAAAGGGGAGAGAAAAATATAAGCCTCCATGAAGATGGAACAACAATTAAAGTCATTAAACGGCAGTGTAAGAGGTAGATATGGAAACCATAGACAATATAGGGTTCTATATCTATGATGGAAACACCGCAGGAGAACTTACTTCAGCTGAGTCATGACAGACGGCAGCATCTCAGACAGCTCATCCATGGTAGGGTACTGGTACCTGGGACAAACAGACTCTGTTTAGTTTTTTAAAACGGACTGATGACCAGAGACACTACCAGACACCTGGAGCAGCACACCCTCCTATCAAGTTGATGAAAGTCCAAAGCCAGACACCTATTCTATCCAGGCACCATGTCATGTTCTGGCCGCCCGTCTGACTCCGGGGCCAGGGGAAGGGGAGGCGGGGCCAGGGGAGGCGGGGCCAGGGGAAGGGGAGGCGGGGCCAGGGGAAGGGGAGGCGGGGCCAGGGGAGGCGGGGCCAGGGGAGGCGGGGCCAGGGGAAGGGGAGGCGGGGCCAGGGGAGGCACGGCCAGGGGAAGGGGAGGCGGGGCCAGGGGAGGCACGGCCAGGGGAAGGGGAGGCACGGCCAGGGGAAGGGGAGGCACGGCCAGGGGAAGGGGAGGCACGGCCAGGGGAAGGGGAGGCACGGCCAGGGGAAGGGGAGGCACGGCCAGGGGAAGGGGAGGCACGGCCAGGGGAAGGGGAGGCACGGCCAGGGGAAGGGGAGGCACGGCCAGGGGAAGGGGAGGCACGGCCAGGGGAGGGGGGGCACGGCCAGGGAAGGGGAGGCACGGCCAGGGGAAGGGGAGGCACGGCCAGGGGAAGGGGAGGCACGGCCAGGGGAAGGGGGGGCACGGCCAGGGGAAGGGGAGGCACGGCCAGGGGAAGAGGCAgcgcgcggggggggggggggggggttcagaggACGGGGTGCAGCCAGAGGACCTCATGGTTTACTCTGGCTCTGATGACATAGCCACCATTTATTCAGGTCTACAATATCAACAATGACTGTGTTGATACTTGTGGTGATATTATTACATGATGTTGAGGATGATGACTTGAGTGAACTGGTCTCTTACCCTGTGGGGAATGGGGGAGCACCCTCCTGCTGTCCTGGAGCGTCCACGTGGACCACAGCAAAGTGGGATGTGATCTCCTGCATGTCTTCAAAGTTGAACAGTGTGTTGAAACAGGACTTATCTGCAGGGGGGAAGAGAGACCCAGCACTGTTTAAAGTCGCCTCATTTATGGGCCCTACTCAAATAGACATTTAACAAAGACGACAACACTGATTGTAATATTGAGCGTGTCAACAAATCCCATCCCATACCAGTAATCAACCAAAAAATATACTGAAACTATCAGTGTTGTTTTACAATGAGGCAGCCAACTGGTGGAGCAATCCAGTCTGACATAGTAGCTCATATCCCCAATGCTCAAAGAGATTTCTACCTTCAACCCTCCAGTTTCTTACATCTCTACAGTGTCAACTGTTCTAATGACAATTCACCCGTGATATTATGCATTTTAGGGGTGTTTGGAGAGATTTCAAAGCCTAGCTAGGCCAATGAGAGCCTGAATGTGTGTACACTCACGGTTGAGACCAATGTCATGGTAGGTGAGGATGACTGGTCTATTGCCCTTGGGGGTGCCCCTCATCGTCACGTGCAGAACACCATGGGGGGTCTCGATGTCATGCTCCTGAAACACAAGACAGCATGGTCTGGGCCAGCGGTGTCTGTGGAGCTTAGAGGAGCCAGCCTTTTAGTGCCAGTCAGTCATAGCACTATACAGGTGCAGATGAGAAAAAAACATGTATTATTCATTCATACACCGAGTAGGAGACATCCTCGCTGAGGAAGTGATTTTCGGTCTCCTACTGACAATTAGCCTCGCTGAGGAAGTGATTTTCAATGTGTCAGTAGGAGACAGAAAATCACTTCCTCAGCGAGGCTAAGTGTCAGGAGAGAGAAAATAATTTCAGGACGTGCAGGTCATGATGAAAACTGGGTCCTCtttagcaggtagcctagaggatGACCTAGATTGAAAACTGACTGGCTGGATCATCATGACCCATATCTCTGTGGTCACAATGACCGCTGCATGTGAGCGGCACAGCTAATGTCAGGAGGTGCTGTTGGCGCCACACCAGACGCATGTGTGCACACTGTAGAGTCTCACGCCATACGCAGATGTGTGGATAAGTAGAGGGCCCTCTCCCTGTCCCGTCTCACAGATAACATCATCTGACGTCTGGCTAATGTAATTACGTGGGGATGGGAATCTCTGTCCGTCCACAGCCCTTGGACCTGACGCTAATTCAACATTACACGTCATTTAACAGGTCAcaacttcaaatcaaatgttattagtcacatgctccgaatataaaaggtgtagtagaccttacagtgaaatgctgaatataaaaggtgtagtagaccttacagtgaaatgctgaatataaaaggtgtagtagaccttacagtgaaatgcttacttaaaggcCCTAACCAagagtgcagtttcaaaaaatacatacaagaataagagataaaagtaacaagtaattaaagagcagcagtaaaaaagtaacaatatatacaggggggtgccggtacagagtcaatatgcgggggcaccagttagttgaggtggtatgtacatgtaggtagagttaactTCTTCCACATATGCCGTTTATTCAACACAGGAACACATCAACATCAAAAAGTTAATGAAGGCAATGCATATAGA encodes the following:
- the LOC129861233 gene encoding protein NDRG3-like isoform X3; this encodes MTAVMDLNQIAIACSAIAVVEHDIETPHGVLHVTMRGTPKGNRPVILTYHDIGLNHKSCFNTLFNFEDMQEITSHFAVVHVDAPGQQEGAPPFPTGYQYPTMDELSEMLPSVMTQLKVNSVIGIGVGAGAYILSRLALNEPALVEGLVLINVDPCAKGWMDWAASKMSGWTSNLVDIVMAHHFSDDELSDNQEITQTYRLHIAQDINQENLALFCNAYNSRRDLEIERPVTGLTDNTVNTLTCTSLLVVGDTSPAVDAVVECNSRLNPTKTTLLKMQDCGGLPQVIQPGKLAEAFKYFVQGMGYIPHVLLSHVSSESGTRAIVPTASMTRLVRSRTHSTSSMGSVEGSRSRTHTQLEGATAAGPGVEQARPQTMEVSC
- the LOC129861233 gene encoding protein NDRG3-like isoform X5; amino-acid sequence: MDELQDVQLTEIKPLLTDKNGRNFQDFDCQEHDIETPHGVLHVTMRGTPKGNRPVILTYHDIGLNHKSCFNTLFNFEDMQEITSHFAVVHVDAPGQQEGAPPFPTGYQYPTMDELSEMLPSVMTQLKVNSVIGIGVGAGAYILSRLALNEPALVEGLVLINVDPCAKGWMDWAASKMSGWTSNLVDIVMAHHFSDDELSDNQEITQTYRLHIAQDINQENLALFCNAYNSRRDLEIERPVTGLTDNTVNTLTCTSLLVVGDTSPAVDAVVECNSRLNPTKTTLLKMQDCGGLPQVIQPGKLAEAFKYFVQGMGYMPTASMTRLVRSRTHSTSSMGSVEGSRSRTHTQLEGATAAGPGVEQARPQTMEVSC
- the LOC129861233 gene encoding protein NDRG3-like isoform X1, which codes for MDELQDVQLTEIKPLLTDKNGRNFQDFDCQEHDIETPHGVLHVTMRGTPKGNRPVILTYHDIGLNHKSCFNTLFNFEDMQEITSHFAVVHVDAPGQQEGAPPFPTGYQYPTMDELSEMLPSVMTQLKVNSVIGIGVGAGAYILSRLALNEPALVEGLVLINVDPCAKGWMDWAASKMSGWTSNLVDIVMAHHFSDDELSDNQEITQTYRLHIAQDINQENLALFCNAYNSRRDLEIERPVTGLTDNTVNTLTCTSLLVVGDTSPAVDAVVECNSRLNPTKTTLLKMQDCGGLPQVIQPGKLAEAFKYFVQGMGYIPHVLLSHVSSESGTRAIVPTASMTRLVRSRTHSTSSMGSVEGSRSRTHTQLEGATAAGPGVEQARPQTMEVSC
- the LOC129861233 gene encoding protein NDRG3-like isoform X4, which encodes MTAVMDLNQIAIACSAIAVVEHDIETPHGVLHVTMRGTPKGNRPVILTYHDIGLNHKSCFNTLFNFEDMQEITSHFAVVHVDAPGQQEGAPPFPTGYQYPTMDELSEMLPSVMTQLKVNSVIGIGVGAGAYILSRLALNEPALVEGLVLINVDPCAKGWMDWAASKMSGWTSNLVDIVMAHHFSDDELSDNQEITQTYRLHIAQDINQENLALFCNAYNSRRDLEIERPVTGLTDNTVNTLTCTSLLVVGDTSPAVDAVVECNSRLNPTKTTLLKMQDCGGLPQVIQPGKLAEAFKYFVQGMGYIPHVLLSHVSSESVPTASMTRLVRSRTHSTSSMGSVEGSRSRTHTQLEGATAAGPGVEQARPQTMEVSC
- the LOC129861233 gene encoding protein NDRG3-like isoform X2, whose amino-acid sequence is MDELQDVQLTEIKPLLTDKNGRNFQDFDCQEHDIETPHGVLHVTMRGTPKGNRPVILTYHDIGLNHKSCFNTLFNFEDMQEITSHFAVVHVDAPGQQEGAPPFPTGYQYPTMDELSEMLPSVMTQLKVNSVIGIGVGAGAYILSRLALNEPALVEGLVLINVDPCAKGWMDWAASKMSGWTSNLVDIVMAHHFSDDELSDNQEITQTYRLHIAQDINQENLALFCNAYNSRRDLEIERPVTGLTDNTVNTLTCTSLLVVGDTSPAVDAVVECNSRLNPTKTTLLKMQDCGGLPQVIQPGKLAEAFKYFVQGMGYIPHVLLSHVSSESVPTASMTRLVRSRTHSTSSMGSVEGSRSRTHTQLEGATAAGPGVEQARPQTMEVSC